In Ahaetulla prasina isolate Xishuangbanna chromosome 5, ASM2864084v1, whole genome shotgun sequence, the following are encoded in one genomic region:
- the OLIG2 gene encoding oligodendrocyte transcription factor 2 isoform X2: MDSDASLVSSRPSSPEPDELFLRSAMSAAGVVVVDKLAFKSPSSSSSSSSSSSSSASKKDKKQMTEPELQQLRLKINSRERKRMHDLNIAMDGLREVMPYAHGPSVRKLSKIATLLLARNYILMLTNSLEEMKRLLSEIYGGHHATGFHPAAAACSGSLVGHAAPLPTHPASHAVHHPILPPAAVSSASLPGSAGLSAVSSIRPSHGLLKSPPSAAAAAAAAAAAAAAAAAAAPLSSSFQHWGGMPCPCSMCQVPAPSHHHVSGLNAPNLPRLTGDAK, translated from the exons ATGGACTCAGACGCGAGCCTGGTGTCGAGCCGCCCTTCGTCTCCGGAGCCCGATGAGCTCTTC CTGCGCAGCGCCATGAGCGCCGCCGGGGTGGTGGTAGTGGACAAGCTGGCCTTCAAATCGCcctcgtcctcttcctcctcctcttcctcctcctcttcctcggcGTCCAAGAAAGACAAGAAGCAAATGACGGAGCCGGAGCTGCAGCAGCTGCGCCTGAAGATCAACAGCCGGGAGCGCAAGCGGATGCACGACCTCAACATCGCCATGGACGGGCTGCGGGAGGTCATGCCCTACGCGCACGGCCCTTCGGTGCGCAAGCTCTCCAAGATCGCCACCCTTCTGCTGGCGCGCAACTACATCCTGATGCTCACCAACTCGCTGGAGGAGATGAAGCGCCTGCTCAGCGAGATCTACGGCGGCCACCACGCCACCGGCTttcaccccgccgccgccgcttgcTCGGGGAGCCTGGTGGGCCACGCCGCGCCTCTGCCCACTCACCCGGCTTCCCACGCCGTGCACCACCCCATCTTGCCCCCTGCCGCCGTCTCCAGCGCTTCCCTGCCCGGCTCCGCGGGGCTGTCGGCCGTCAGCTCCATCCGACCCTCGCACGGCTTGCTCAAGTCTCCGCCGAGCGctgcggccgccgccgccgccgccgctgctgctgcggccgctgccgccgccgcggcTCCGCTAAGTAGCAGCTTCCAACACTGGGGCGGGATGCCGTGTCCCTGCAGCATGTGCCAGGTGCCGGCCCCGTCGCACCACCACGTCTCCGGGCTGAACGCGCCCAACCTGCCCAGATTGACCGGCGACGCCAAATAA
- the OLIG2 gene encoding oligodendrocyte transcription factor 2 isoform X1 produces MDSDASLVSSRPSSPEPDELFVSARSKSGGGFSAGGAVSSSTPSDSPAELSAELRSAMSAAGVVVVDKLAFKSPSSSSSSSSSSSSSASKKDKKQMTEPELQQLRLKINSRERKRMHDLNIAMDGLREVMPYAHGPSVRKLSKIATLLLARNYILMLTNSLEEMKRLLSEIYGGHHATGFHPAAAACSGSLVGHAAPLPTHPASHAVHHPILPPAAVSSASLPGSAGLSAVSSIRPSHGLLKSPPSAAAAAAAAAAAAAAAAAAAPLSSSFQHWGGMPCPCSMCQVPAPSHHHVSGLNAPNLPRLTGDAK; encoded by the coding sequence ATGGACTCAGACGCGAGCCTGGTGTCGAGCCGCCCTTCGTCTCCGGAGCCCGATGAGCTCTTCGTGTCGGCCAGGAGCAAGAGCGGCGGGGGCTTCTCGGCGGGCGGCGCCGTATCCAGTTCGACGCCCAGCGATTCCCCCGCGGAGCTCAGCGCGGAGCTGCGCAGCGCCATGAGCGCCGCCGGGGTGGTGGTAGTGGACAAGCTGGCCTTCAAATCGCcctcgtcctcttcctcctcctcttcctcctcctcttcctcggcGTCCAAGAAAGACAAGAAGCAAATGACGGAGCCGGAGCTGCAGCAGCTGCGCCTGAAGATCAACAGCCGGGAGCGCAAGCGGATGCACGACCTCAACATCGCCATGGACGGGCTGCGGGAGGTCATGCCCTACGCGCACGGCCCTTCGGTGCGCAAGCTCTCCAAGATCGCCACCCTTCTGCTGGCGCGCAACTACATCCTGATGCTCACCAACTCGCTGGAGGAGATGAAGCGCCTGCTCAGCGAGATCTACGGCGGCCACCACGCCACCGGCTttcaccccgccgccgccgcttgcTCGGGGAGCCTGGTGGGCCACGCCGCGCCTCTGCCCACTCACCCGGCTTCCCACGCCGTGCACCACCCCATCTTGCCCCCTGCCGCCGTCTCCAGCGCTTCCCTGCCCGGCTCCGCGGGGCTGTCGGCCGTCAGCTCCATCCGACCCTCGCACGGCTTGCTCAAGTCTCCGCCGAGCGctgcggccgccgccgccgccgccgctgctgctgcggccgctgccgccgccgcggcTCCGCTAAGTAGCAGCTTCCAACACTGGGGCGGGATGCCGTGTCCCTGCAGCATGTGCCAGGTGCCGGCCCCGTCGCACCACCACGTCTCCGGGCTGAACGCGCCCAACCTGCCCAGATTGACCGGCGACGCCAAATAA